DNA from Variovorax sp. V213:
GTGTCGATCATTTCGGACGTGTTCCTGCGTCTCATCAAGATGCTGATCGGCCCGCTGGTGTTCTCCACCCTGGTGGTGGGCATCGCGCACATGGGCGATGCCAAATCGGTGGGCCGCGTGTTCGGCAAGTCGCTCGGCTGGTTCTTTACCGCTTCGCTGATTTCGCTGGTCATCGGCCTCGTGATGGCCAACCTCCTGAAGCCCGGCGAGAACCTCGGGCTTCCGCTGCCGGACATCGGCTCTTCGGCCAACCTGGCCACCGCGAAGTTCACGCTCAAGGACTTCGTGAGCCACATGGTGCCCAAGTCTTTTGCCGAGGCCATGGCCAACAACGAGATCCTGCAGATCGTGGTGTTCTCGATGTTCTTCGGCGTGGCGCTCGCCTCGCTCGGCGACAAGGCCAAGACGCTGGTGGCCGCCATCGACGAGCTCTCGCACGCCATGCTCAAGATCACCGGCTACGTGATGAAGCTGGCGCCGCTTGCGGTGATGGCCGCCATGGCTGCCACGGTCGCAGTGAACGGCCTGGGCATCCTGCTCAAGTTCGCCGTTTTCATGGGCGACTTCTACCTGGGCCTCTTCGTGCTGTGGGGCGTACTGATCTTCGCGGGCTTTTCGTTTTTGGGACCGCGGGTGTTCAAGCTGCTGGTGCTCATCAAGGAAGCCTTCCTGCTTTCGTTTGCCACCGCCAGCTCCGAAGCGGCGTACCCGAAGATCCTGCAGGCGCTCGACCGCTTCGGCGTGAAGCGCAAGATCTCGAGCTTCGTGATGCCGATGGGCTACTCGTTCAACCTCGACGGCTCGATGATGTACTGCACCTTTGCCGTGCTGTTCATCGCGCAGGCCTACAACATCCACATGCCGCTCAGCACGCAGATCACGATGCTGCTGATCCTGATGCTCACCTCCAAGGGCATGGCCGGCGTGCCGAGGGCGTCGCTGGTGGTGATTGCCGCCACGCTCAACCACTTCGACATTCCCGAGGCCGGCCTGCTGCTGATCCTGGGCGTCGACACCTTCCTGGACATGGGCCGCTCGGCCACCAATGCGGTGGGCAACTCCATCGCCACGGCCGTGGTTGCCAAGTGGGAGGGTGAGCTGCTCTCCGAAGGCGACGCGGCGGTCAATGCCAAGGCGCTGGACGCCGAGGCCGCGGCCACCCTCGCCCATCCGGCGCACGCGTGAGGCCCTGCATGACGCCCAAGGC
Protein-coding regions in this window:
- a CDS encoding dicarboxylate/amino acid:cation symporter; this translates as MRKKLPAAAWILIAMVLGILVGYMIFTSFPDKKAAAQIAGYVSIISDVFLRLIKMLIGPLVFSTLVVGIAHMGDAKSVGRVFGKSLGWFFTASLISLVIGLVMANLLKPGENLGLPLPDIGSSANLATAKFTLKDFVSHMVPKSFAEAMANNEILQIVVFSMFFGVALASLGDKAKTLVAAIDELSHAMLKITGYVMKLAPLAVMAAMAATVAVNGLGILLKFAVFMGDFYLGLFVLWGVLIFAGFSFLGPRVFKLLVLIKEAFLLSFATASSEAAYPKILQALDRFGVKRKISSFVMPMGYSFNLDGSMMYCTFAVLFIAQAYNIHMPLSTQITMLLILMLTSKGMAGVPRASLVVIAATLNHFDIPEAGLLLILGVDTFLDMGRSATNAVGNSIATAVVAKWEGELLSEGDAAVNAKALDAEAAATLAHPAHA